From a single Nostoc flagelliforme CCNUN1 genomic region:
- a CDS encoding DUF2997 domain-containing protein gives MERSILIHFDSATGEVRVEAEGFEGLSCLSATQPFEEALGVVSDRTFKDEAQTQQLRTMNSNQTRLRQ, from the coding sequence ATGGAACGTTCAATACTGATTCATTTCGACAGCGCTACAGGTGAAGTTCGAGTGGAAGCGGAGGGGTTCGAGGGATTGAGTTGTTTATCAGCCACGCAACCGTTTGAAGAAGCACTTGGAGTTGTGAGCGATCGCACGTTTAAAGATGAAGCCCAAACCCAACAACTTCGGACTATGAACAGTAATCAAACACGTTTGCGTCAGTAA
- a CDS encoding WGR domain-containing protein has product MEIYLVFVDAIQNSNKFWSAKVEGSNLTVQWGRVGYQAQTKVHSCSSHQQAINKFNNLVAEKKTKGYSESQPEIDASRSVADIRQAIQLLNTIRMAVALQNFGDSYISALNEYLKIVPTPLGMQIDYHGIYRTVTDVDYQMRLLNSLLATPAPLAAVAVGHAPEATTETKVVSLKTISKNFWRHL; this is encoded by the coding sequence ATGGAAATCTATTTAGTTTTTGTTGATGCTATTCAAAATAGCAATAAATTCTGGAGTGCAAAAGTTGAAGGCAGCAACTTAACAGTCCAGTGGGGGCGAGTTGGTTATCAGGCGCAAACCAAAGTTCACTCATGTAGCAGTCATCAACAAGCTATTAACAAGTTCAACAATCTGGTAGCCGAGAAAAAAACTAAGGGCTACAGCGAAAGTCAGCCAGAGATTGATGCTAGCCGCAGTGTTGCAGACATTAGACAAGCGATACAACTGCTGAATACTATACGTATGGCTGTTGCTCTCCAGAATTTTGGTGATAGCTACATATCTGCTCTTAATGAATATCTGAAAATTGTCCCTACGCCTTTGGGAATGCAGATAGATTATCACGGAATTTACCGTACCGTTACAGATGTCGATTATCAAATGAGATTACTCAATTCCCTGTTAGCAACTCCTGCACCACTTGCTGCGGTGGCTGTTGGTCATGCCCCTGAAGCAACAACAGAAACGAAGGTAGTCAGTCTCAAGACTATCAGTAAGAACTTCTGGCGACATTTGTAA
- a CDS encoding SDR family NAD(P)-dependent oxidoreductase, translated as MEINTKRAEIMQVCLVTGGNSGVGLMTAIGLAKLGNHVFIACRSANKAAKAIDYIRQTTRNENVKFLPLDLASLDSVRKCVKLFNGYNLPLHILVNNAGIFNNRGTTKEGFELIWGTNYLGHFLLTYLLLEKLQKSAPSRIIILASDLALSPSGIDWNLLVKRTPLNFLKLYAVSKLSLLLLTRELSQRLNNSQVTVNAIHPGFVQSNITIWHRLSKYLGLGISSEAGAYSTFVCATSPDYQNISGKFLDSHAQEIILPEIAQNQELSQQLWEYSLLWAGCNQQQNTKKTNYDGTDEIWGPNSLSLSRNEISDITQYIFDNIILKIPIKILLKQVIKSFIRFDIGSLFIILLQVFTRCFYMERHLDSPVILQLCEDKNLLERLNAHLGDKLVLWRSELWVNYPAQQLIPFWHQDSYSKLLEGDGKTINAYIALTEVNEYNGFEYIPNIYLKNCQMKGTDPFSGNKFFEITDEVAKKAIPVVLRPGEFVLFTNTLLHRSVRNNSGKVRLSLTLRLTQPGVKVLPGYTSNYQKPVILQSQNSVDPKKMSEK; from the coding sequence TTGGAAATAAATACTAAGAGAGCGGAAATTATGCAAGTGTGTCTGGTTACAGGTGGTAATTCTGGTGTAGGTTTAATGACGGCTATAGGTTTAGCCAAATTAGGCAATCATGTATTTATTGCCTGTCGTTCGGCAAATAAAGCCGCAAAAGCTATAGACTACATCCGCCAAACCACCAGAAATGAAAATGTGAAATTTTTACCTCTCGATCTAGCTTCTTTAGATTCAGTTCGTAAGTGTGTAAAACTATTTAATGGGTACAATTTGCCATTACATATATTAGTCAATAATGCGGGGATATTCAACAACAGAGGTACAACCAAAGAAGGTTTTGAACTGATTTGGGGAACGAACTATTTAGGTCATTTTTTGCTGACTTATTTATTATTAGAAAAGTTGCAAAAATCTGCTCCTAGCCGTATTATTATATTAGCATCAGATTTGGCATTATCTCCAAGTGGTATTGACTGGAATTTGTTAGTTAAAAGAACACCTTTAAATTTCCTAAAATTATATGCCGTTTCAAAACTCTCTTTATTGCTTTTAACAAGAGAACTTTCTCAGCGATTAAATAATTCTCAAGTCACTGTTAACGCCATACATCCAGGCTTTGTGCAATCAAATATTACTATATGGCATCGTCTCAGTAAATATTTAGGTTTAGGTATTTCTTCGGAAGCCGGAGCATATAGTACTTTTGTTTGTGCTACTTCCCCAGATTATCAAAATATTAGTGGAAAATTTTTAGATAGTCACGCTCAAGAAATTATATTACCTGAGATAGCACAAAATCAAGAATTATCACAGCAATTATGGGAATATAGTTTATTATGGGCTGGTTGCAACCAACAGCAGAATACAAAGAAAACTAATTATGATGGTACTGATGAAATATGGGGGCCAAATTCTCTGAGTTTAAGTAGGAATGAAATATCTGATATTACCCAATATATTTTTGATAATATTATTCTAAAAATACCTATAAAAATATTATTAAAACAAGTAATTAAATCATTTATTAGATTTGATATTGGTTCGTTATTCATTATATTGCTTCAAGTGTTTACCAGATGTTTTTACATGGAAAGACATTTAGATTCACCTGTAATTTTGCAATTATGTGAAGATAAAAACTTATTAGAGAGGCTTAATGCTCATTTAGGGGATAAATTAGTATTATGGCGGTCAGAGCTATGGGTAAATTATCCTGCCCAGCAATTAATTCCTTTTTGGCATCAAGACTCTTATTCTAAACTTTTGGAAGGAGACGGTAAAACTATCAATGCTTATATAGCTTTGACAGAAGTTAATGAATATAATGGATTTGAGTATATACCTAATATTTACTTAAAAAATTGCCAGATGAAAGGAACCGATCCTTTTAGTGGAAATAAGTTTTTTGAAATCACTGATGAAGTTGCAAAAAAAGCTATTCCTGTAGTGTTACGTCCTGGTGAGTTTGTACTGTTTACTAATACACTATTACATCGCTCAGTACGTAATAATAGCGGTAAAGTTAGACTTTCTTTAACGCTACGGTTGACTCAGCCAGGGGTAAAAGTTTTACCAGGTTACACTTCTAATTACCAAAAGCCTGTAATTTTGCAATCACAGAATAGCGTTGATCCTAAGAAAATGTCTGAGAAGTAA
- a CDS encoding AAA family ATPase has translation MKLSNLLSTLDSQIPIAAVDVLSPDEATIIQWLTTEASNKLSSPVFFWNLGVSTLEQCLIAADGGLVFKPVAEYKRPPQADPLLFVFDYIANFSADGVFILGDIHSFIGKNSPSLSWEVVSKVKNLYHRLKPTDKRIVLLGQNIQLHESLVRLIPYCEIPLPGVEQILLHINSYLHDLQQSAIEQELTFTISLNKSEIESLSRAALGLTLEEISDFLRLTVKHNLTSDGILIDSNFIPQAVEYKTRLLSQMGIELGKPANISFGGLDLLREWLNRRRRLFTQEARELSLPQPKGVLLAGPPGTGKTLLAKNIAHILNLPLLQLDIASLLGSLVGESEGNIRRALKTAEAIAPCVLWIDEIEKALSGTGDSSGVSQRILGNILTFMSESQCGVFVVATCNDPSALPSELKRKGRFDENFFVDLPTEPERVQILGIHLQRFGIHLESEYLEAIAANTAKFSGAELETLASEAALLAFDEGRPQQVTLADLETCRQTITPLAIQDAAAVGRMQSWAATARRASSPVVAAKTQSLRAAKFRNMN, from the coding sequence ATGAAACTCTCAAATCTTCTCTCCACGCTTGATTCACAAATCCCCATTGCTGCGGTTGATGTTCTGTCGCCCGATGAAGCGACGATTATTCAGTGGCTGACTACAGAGGCATCTAACAAGCTATCAAGTCCAGTATTCTTCTGGAATCTGGGAGTATCAACCTTAGAACAATGTTTAATTGCAGCAGATGGGGGATTGGTGTTTAAGCCAGTTGCAGAGTACAAAAGACCTCCACAGGCTGATCCACTACTATTTGTATTTGACTACATTGCTAACTTTAGTGCTGATGGAGTTTTTATCTTAGGTGATATTCACTCGTTTATTGGGAAGAATTCGCCTTCGTTATCTTGGGAGGTTGTTAGCAAGGTAAAAAATCTCTACCATCGTCTCAAACCGACTGATAAACGCATTGTGCTGCTGGGTCAAAACATTCAATTACACGAGTCACTTGTACGCTTAATCCCTTATTGTGAAATTCCTCTACCGGGAGTTGAGCAAATACTACTTCATATCAATTCTTATTTGCATGATCTACAACAGTCAGCTATTGAACAGGAATTGACTTTCACTATTTCCCTTAATAAAAGTGAAATTGAATCTCTTTCTCGTGCTGCTCTGGGATTAACCCTGGAGGAGATTAGCGATTTCCTGCGGTTAACTGTCAAACACAACCTAACATCAGATGGGATTTTAATTGATAGTAATTTCATACCCCAAGCAGTCGAGTATAAAACTCGGCTGTTGTCTCAAATGGGTATCGAATTGGGCAAGCCTGCTAACATCTCCTTTGGAGGATTGGATTTGTTGCGTGAGTGGCTCAATCGACGGCGGCGGCTGTTCACACAAGAAGCGCGTGAGCTTTCCTTGCCTCAACCAAAAGGTGTGTTGCTTGCGGGGCCTCCCGGTACTGGAAAAACATTACTTGCTAAGAACATCGCTCATATCCTAAATCTACCGCTACTCCAGCTAGATATTGCTTCCCTGCTGGGTAGTTTAGTGGGCGAGTCTGAGGGCAATATCCGCCGCGCACTCAAGACTGCCGAAGCGATCGCACCCTGCGTCCTGTGGATTGACGAAATAGAAAAAGCTCTTTCGGGGACTGGTGACAGTAGTGGAGTCTCACAGAGGATTCTGGGCAATATCCTTACATTCATGTCCGAATCTCAGTGTGGTGTGTTTGTCGTGGCAACTTGCAATGACCCCTCTGCACTGCCAAGTGAACTAAAGAGGAAGGGAAGATTTGATGAAAATTTCTTTGTTGACTTGCCCACAGAACCGGAGCGTGTACAGATTCTGGGGATTCATCTACAACGCTTTGGTATTCACCTGGAATCGGAGTACCTAGAAGCGATCGCTGCCAACACTGCAAAGTTTTCAGGTGCAGAATTGGAAACACTAGCATCTGAAGCTGCTTTGCTGGCATTCGATGAGGGTAGACCGCAGCAGGTAACACTTGCTGACCTCGAAACCTGTCGTCAAACCATTACTCCGCTTGCGATTCAGGATGCGGCGGCGGTTGGACGAATGCAATCATGGGCAGCTACGGCGCGACGGGCTAGTAGTCCTGTGGTTGCAGCGAAAACTCAGTCTTTGCGTGCTGCTAAGTTTCGCAACATGAACTGA
- a CDS encoding DUF1257 domain-containing protein, which translates to MSHFSTVKTKLTNRECLIFALTDLNLSPQVHETAQPLKGYYGGSQGQSAEIIVSGRTIKARADIGFKWNQSSGVYEVIHDSYETVPKLGKDFFSNKLMLAYGKHLIRAKAAELQERFGECAIAEETNGSVQTLRLTFAGHQEVKQFARR; encoded by the coding sequence GTGTCACATTTCTCAACCGTTAAAACTAAACTCACTAACCGTGAATGTCTTATTTTTGCACTTACGGATTTAAACCTATCACCGCAAGTACACGAAACAGCACAGCCACTAAAAGGATACTATGGCGGTTCACAAGGACAAAGTGCTGAAATCATCGTATCTGGTCGCACCATAAAAGCCCGTGCAGATATCGGTTTCAAATGGAATCAGTCAAGCGGCGTGTACGAGGTAATACACGATAGTTATGAAACAGTTCCTAAGCTGGGCAAAGACTTTTTCAGTAATAAACTAATGCTGGCTTATGGTAAGCATTTGATTCGTGCTAAAGCCGCCGAGTTACAAGAGCGGTTTGGGGAATGTGCGATCGCTGAAGAAACTAACGGAAGTGTGCAAACCCTACGCCTAACTTTTGCCGGACATCAAGAAGTTAAACAATTTGCACGGAGATAA
- a CDS encoding tyrosine-type recombinase/integrase: MIFNFKKYISLISRSSLAYVWKHYKERHLALVALSVHPHMLRYACGFYLASHGHDTRAIQAYLGHKNIQHTIRYTELTSDRFQKFWLD, encoded by the coding sequence ATGATTTTTAACTTCAAAAAATATATATCACTAATAAGCCGCTCATCTCTTGCTTATGTATGGAAACATTACAAAGAAAGGCATCTTGCTCTTGTAGCTTTATCGGTGCATCCGCATATGTTACGTTATGCCTGCGGGTTTTATTTAGCATCTCATGGTCATGACACCAGAGCTATTCAGGCTTATCTGGGACATAAGAATATTCAACACACTATTCGCTACACAGAACTCACGAGCGATCGCTTCCAGAAATTTTGGCTCGACTGA
- a CDS encoding Tn3 family transposase — protein MTSIERTAYPRLKRYFTAKELTEIYTPTKSEIAFAYSTAKGQSNIFNLIVLLKAFQRLGYFPKLSEIPNSIINHIRGCLKMPSEIVLGYENNKTMYRHRVAIREYLKVNDFDKNARHLAALAVHESAKVMDNPADLINVAIGELIKQRYELPGFYTLDRLVRRIRHLVNQKIFNFVINRLEQEYIEYINSLLDSYPTERLTPFNNLKQLPKRPTRNHLNDLLIHFTWLETLGDVKPFLDQITATKIQHFAAEARVLTASEMKAITLPKRITILLCLIYSAQVQTRDNLIEMFLKRMRSIHHKAKEELDKLREKQQSAIERLLGVFTNVLEIFVDEPVNTEILGQVNQVLAPGGGAQQLLNECEAVNAYKGNNYLPLIWRFYKSHRRVFFRLLSALKFSSTSSEKSVVDALKFLVENSHRRGEFIKESINLDFASPQWQKLVLTQNGEHSQIIRRHLEVCVFSYLAAELRSGDICVHGSEDYADHREQLLPWSECLPLIDQYCQNLGLASTADSFVQQLKSMLADTALQVDEAYPDNRQVVINDQGEPVLKKPPRHELSLQAKALIEAVEERFPERNLIDILKNVDYWTNFTRHFGPMSGSDPKLEHAIERYLLTTFAYGCNLGPTQAARHMRGVVTARELSFVNRRHVNADKLNAALTDIINRYNVLNLPKLWGDGSTAAADGTKYELYEDNLLSEYHIRYGGYGGIAYHHVADSYVALFSHFISCGTWEAVYIIEGLLKNNSDIQPDTIHADTQGQSTPVFALAYLLGIKLMPRIRNWKDLNFFRPDKETIYKHIDLLFKDPINWGLIKTHWQDLLQVVLSIQAGKVSSPVLLRKLGNYSHKNRLYQAFQELGRVVRTVFLLEYISDIKLRQQITAATNKVEAYHGFSKWFFFGGFGIIGYNSPEEQEKIIKYNDLIANAVIFHNVVDLTNILRDLKREGYLIMREDVTALSPYMNSHIKRFGDYSIDLDTLPQTLDEVAAFVFV, from the coding sequence GTGACATCTATAGAACGTACTGCTTACCCCAGGTTGAAGCGCTACTTTACTGCCAAAGAACTTACGGAAATTTACACTCCTACAAAATCAGAAATTGCTTTCGCCTATAGCACTGCCAAGGGACAAAGCAATATCTTTAACTTAATAGTTTTATTAAAAGCATTTCAGCGATTAGGGTATTTTCCAAAACTTTCTGAGATTCCCAACTCAATAATCAATCACATTCGTGGCTGCTTAAAAATGCCAAGTGAGATTGTTTTAGGTTATGAAAACAACAAAACAATGTATCGGCATCGAGTTGCTATCCGCGAATATCTCAAGGTAAATGATTTTGATAAAAATGCCAGACACTTAGCAGCATTAGCTGTACATGAATCAGCTAAAGTCATGGATAATCCTGCTGATTTAATCAACGTCGCTATTGGCGAACTAATCAAACAACGGTACGAATTACCGGGATTTTACACTTTAGACAGATTAGTACGTCGTATCCGACATTTAGTTAATCAAAAAATATTTAATTTTGTTATTAACCGACTTGAGCAAGAATATATCGAGTATATAAATAGCTTATTAGATAGTTATCCGACCGAAAGGCTTACCCCTTTTAATAATCTCAAGCAGCTACCCAAGCGTCCAACTCGCAATCATCTCAATGATTTACTTATACACTTCACTTGGTTGGAAACATTAGGGGATGTCAAACCATTCTTAGACCAAATTACTGCTACTAAGATACAACATTTTGCTGCTGAGGCTAGGGTTTTAACTGCTTCTGAGATGAAAGCAATTACGCTTCCCAAGCGAATTACTATTTTACTATGCTTAATTTATTCGGCTCAAGTACAAACCAGGGATAATTTAATTGAAATGTTCCTTAAAAGGATGCGTAGTATTCATCATAAAGCTAAAGAAGAACTAGATAAACTCCGAGAAAAACAACAATCAGCTATAGAGAGATTACTGGGAGTTTTTACCAATGTTCTGGAAATTTTTGTAGATGAACCAGTAAATACAGAAATTCTAGGTCAGGTAAATCAGGTTTTGGCACCCGGAGGAGGAGCGCAGCAATTGTTGAATGAATGCGAAGCTGTCAATGCCTATAAGGGGAACAACTATCTTCCATTAATATGGCGTTTTTATAAAAGCCACCGCCGTGTTTTTTTTCGGTTACTAAGTGCTTTGAAGTTTTCATCTACTAGCAGTGAAAAAAGTGTAGTAGACGCATTAAAATTCCTTGTTGAAAATTCACATCGACGTGGCGAATTTATTAAAGAGAGTATCAATCTGGATTTTGCTTCACCCCAATGGCAGAAACTTGTGTTGACTCAAAATGGAGAACATTCTCAAATTATTCGTCGTCATTTGGAAGTTTGTGTTTTCTCTTATTTGGCGGCAGAATTAAGGTCTGGGGATATCTGTGTTCATGGTAGCGAGGATTATGCTGACCACAGAGAGCAACTACTTCCTTGGTCAGAATGTTTACCTCTGATTGACCAATATTGTCAGAATTTGGGTTTGGCTTCAACTGCCGATAGCTTTGTTCAGCAATTAAAGTCAATGCTTGCTGATACAGCACTTCAAGTAGATGAAGCTTATCCTGATAACCGTCAAGTTGTTATTAATGACCAAGGAGAACCAGTATTAAAAAAGCCGCCACGTCATGAATTGAGTCTCCAAGCCAAGGCACTGATAGAAGCAGTTGAAGAACGTTTTCCAGAACGCAATTTAATTGATATTCTGAAAAATGTTGATTATTGGACTAATTTTACAAGACATTTTGGGCCAATGAGCGGCTCTGACCCCAAGTTAGAACATGCTATTGAGCGTTATTTACTAACTACCTTTGCTTATGGTTGTAACTTAGGTCCAACACAAGCAGCACGACATATGCGGGGAGTGGTAACTGCCAGAGAGCTTTCCTTTGTCAATCGTCGTCATGTGAATGCAGATAAACTAAATGCAGCATTGACCGATATAATTAATCGCTACAATGTTTTGAACTTACCAAAGTTATGGGGTGACGGCTCAACGGCAGCAGCAGATGGAACCAAGTATGAACTTTATGAAGATAACCTGCTGTCTGAGTACCATATTCGATATGGAGGTTATGGTGGCATTGCTTACCATCACGTTGCTGATAGTTATGTGGCATTATTTAGCCACTTTATTTCTTGCGGAACATGGGAAGCAGTTTATATCATTGAAGGCTTGTTAAAAAACAACTCTGATATCCAGCCAGATACAATTCATGCCGACACTCAAGGTCAATCAACACCAGTTTTTGCATTAGCCTATTTGCTGGGTATTAAGTTAATGCCTCGCATTAGAAACTGGAAAGATTTAAATTTCTTTCGTCCTGATAAAGAAACAATTTATAAGCATATAGATTTACTTTTTAAAGATCCTATCAATTGGGGTTTAATAAAAACTCATTGGCAAGACCTTTTACAGGTTGTGCTATCAATTCAAGCCGGAAAAGTTTCTTCGCCAGTTTTATTACGAAAGTTAGGTAACTATAGCCATAAAAATCGGCTTTACCAAGCTTTTCAAGAATTGGGACGAGTAGTAAGAACAGTATTCTTATTGGAGTATATCTCTGATATTAAGTTAAGACAGCAGATTACTGCTGCGACAAATAAAGTTGAAGCTTATCATGGTTTTTCTAAATGGTTTTTCTTTGGAGGATTTGGAATAATTGGTTATAATTCTCCAGAAGAACAAGAGAAAATTATTAAATATAATGATTTGATTGCTAATGCGGTAATCTTTCACAATGTGGTTGATTTAACAAATATTCTGCGTGATTTGAAGCGTGAAGGCTATTTAATCATGCGTGAAGATGTGACCGCTTTAAGTCCTTACATGAATAGTCATATTAAACGATTTGGTGACTATTCGATTGACTTGGATACTTTACCGCAGACATTGGATGAGGTGGCAGCGTTCGTTTTCGTGTAA